Proteins encoded within one genomic window of Sus scrofa isolate TJ Tabasco breed Duroc unplaced genomic scaffold, Sscrofa11.1 Contig44, whole genome shotgun sequence:
- the LOC110258794 gene encoding olfactory receptor-like protein OLF4 produces MYLITVFGNLLIILAISSDSHLHTPMYFFLSNLSFVDICFTSTTIPKMLWNIQMQSKTITYEGCITQIYFLILFAVLDIFLLTVMAYDRFVAICHPLHYTVIMNPRLCGLLVLMSWLSVVSLFYCTMLGVYLSSAATQSAHSSSTASVMYTVITPMLNPFIYSLRNKDMKRALKAFFVKGTV; encoded by the exons atgtacctgatcactgtgtttggaaacctgctcatcatcctggctatCAGCTCAGACTCCCACCTCCATACACCTATGTACTTTTTTCTATCCAACCTGTCCTTTGTAGACATCTGTTTCacttccaccaccatcccaaagatgttGTGGAACATCCAGATGCAGAGCAAAACTATCACTTATGAAGGCTGCATCacacagatttattttctcatcctCTTTGCAGTGTTGGACATCTTTctcctgactgtgatggcctatgaccgctttgtggccatctgccaccccctaCACTACACAGTCATCATGAACCCTCGGCTCTGTGGACTGCTGGTCCTGATGTCGTGG ctctcagttgtctccttattttattgcACGATGTTAGGAGTGTACCTTAGCTCTGCTGCTACTCAGAGTGCACATTCAAGCTCGAcagcctcagtgatgtacactgtcatcacacccatgctgaaccccttcatctacagtctaAGGAATAAAGACATGAAGAGAGCTCTGAAAGCATTCTTTGTGAAGGGAACTGTATAA
- the LOC100521715 gene encoding olfactory receptor 7A17-like, producing METDNDTQILEFLLLGFSKQPESQPIIFGLFCSMYLITVFGNLLIILAVISDYHLHIPMYFFLSKLSFVDICFTSTTIPKMLWNIQTQSKAITYEGCITQIYFLILFAVLDMLLLTVMAYDRFVAICHPLHYTVIMNPRLCGLLVLVPWIMSVLNSLLQTLMMMQLSFCTNFEIPHFFCELNQMIQLACSDTFLNTIVMYFAAALLCGGPFFGILCSYSKIVSSICRISSAQGKYKAFSTCASHLSVVSLFYCTMLGVYLSSAAAHSSHSSATASVMYTVITPMLNPFIYSLRNKDMKRALKALFVKGRM from the coding sequence ATGGAAACAGACAATGAtacacaaattttagaatttcttcTTCTGGGTTTTTCAAAGCAACCAGAATCACAGCCCATAATATTTGGGCTTTTCTgctccatgtacctgatcactgtgtttggaaacctgctcatcatacTGGCTGTCATCTCTGATTACCACCTCCACatacccatgtacttcttcctctccaaactgtcctttgtagacatctgtttcacttccaccaccatcccaaagatgctgtggAACATCCAGACCCAGAGCAAAGCTATAACCTATGAAGGCTGCATCacacagatttattttctcatcctCTTTGCGGTATTGGACATGTTGCTTCTAaccgtgatggcctatgaccgctttgtggccatctgccaccccctaCACTACACAGTCATCATGAACCCTCGGCTCTGTGGACTGCTGGTTCTGGTGCCCTGGATCATGAGTGTCCTGAATTCCCTGTTACAAACCTTAATGATGATGCAACTGTCCTTCTGCACAAACTTTGAAatcccccactttttctgtgaactcaatcaGATGATCCAACTTGCCTGTTCTGATACCTTTCTTAATACCATAGTGATGTATTTTGCAGCTGCCCTGCTGTGTGGTGGTCCCTTCTTTGGTATTCTTTGTTCATACTCTAAAATAGTTTCCTCCATATGTAGAATCTCATCAGCTCAGGGCAAGTataaagccttttccacctgtgcatctcacctctcagttgtctcCTTGTTTTATTGTACAATGCTCGGAGTATACCTTAGCTCTGCTGCTGCTCACAGCTCACACTCAAGTGCAACAGCCTCGGTGATGTACACTGTCAtcacacccatgctgaaccctttcatctacagtcTAAGGAATAAAGACATGAAGAGAGCTCTGAAAGCACTGTTTGTGAAGGGACGCATGTAA